The window TGATGGGAAAATCAACTCATAATCAGGAGGAAAACAATCATATATTCAAGAAAATATTAACTTCAACGACAACCATGGTGAGTGGCACTTTGTTCCTGCATAACCCATTGCCTACAATATCATTAAGTAAAAAGAGAAACTTGGAACAAGTGAAAAGTGCCTGGATGGGTAATATCATTGTCAATATCAGTACAATCTTCATGGGTGTCAATCTTATCTAGTTTAGATTGTACAAAGTTAAGAATGAAATCTTAAATCATCCAACCAATCACTGGGAAACATATTCTTCATCACGCTTTATGAGACAAAGTCGGAACTGTAAAATTATGTCATATTAACCAATTCAGGTTGGATCTCTGTAACAAATGTTTGGAATCATATGAAATAGATACACTTAGCATAGCATAATAGAACTTTTTAAAGATTTCCTGAGACTTCCAGCACAAATCTAACAAAACTTGATTGAATTTTTTATCCCACATATATAGAATAATACAATTCCAACACTCAGTTTTCTTCTATTTTCCGAACATAGGAATATGATTCAACTTAGGAAATAGAATGTTTGATGTTtctattttgtaaaattttatggtTCCAAACAAGCTGCAAAGAAGTAAACTGCTACACGATAAGGTAATTAAACTCACTTGGTCCTTTGCCTGCCTCATGTCTTTCATGTTTAATGGTCTTAGGATCAGGGTTTCgtccttattttccttgcatgCCTCTTCTTGGTTATCTATGCCCTTTTGCTTTTTTTCCTGAAAAGAAAGGTATGTCATTGGAAATTCTCAGGGGACAAAAATATGCAGACAAACACTTTCGTTGACGAGTATGATAACAAACTGGGTTTCTTCAGTTTATTATACTCTTTATCTTCATTAGAAGCTTTTTTCTACAATTTCTACATCAGATCATATTTAAATTACAAACTGCTAAAAGTCCTGATATCCTAGCTAATCTTGAGCTATCTGGGCCGTCATTTACATACGTCAGTGAATAGGCTTTGACGCTTTGTTtcccatgaaaaggaaaaaatagtaatagacaattaataaaaaaattcttctCTCTACTGTGCAGAAAAATGGAAAGAATAATACCAGCTCCTTGAGTCTTTCTGCTTGGATAAGTTCTCTAACAGGACGATATGCAGATGTTGTGCAGAGGGTCTGCTTTCAAAAGTTATCATAGTAGAATAGAATAGAATAGATTATTCATTATTGATTCGTCAGTGAACAGACAAACCTTGAGATCACTGCCGCTATAACCCTCTGTTATGGTTGCAAGCTCCTTGTAGTCAAGATCTTTGCTGGTCTTCTCCTTCGACAAGAGTTTCCTCAGAATAAGCTCCCTGTTTTCCAGGGATGGTAGGCCAACCATTATTCTGTTGATCATAGATAATGGAAATTTTGGTTAAAATATAACTTTGTCACACACTAGTTTCTTTTGCAAGCTCAAGGGGAAGGAAAAAGATGACAAACCTGCGCTCAAATCTTCTGATAATTGCTTCATCAAGATCAAAAGGTCTATTTGTAGCTGCAAGAACAAGGATTCTTTCCCCAGTCTTTGTCATTAATCCATCCCAATGTGTCAtgaattcattttttattttccgCATTGCTTCATGTTCACCAGCCCTATTTCGCTGCCCAAGCATGCTATCGACCTCATCAACAAAAATGATAGTCGGTGAGACCTTGGCAGCAAGAGTAAACAAAGCTCTAACGTTCTTCTCATCTTCCCCAAACCATTTGGAGGTAATGGTCGACATGGAAACATTTATGAAACTTGCACCTGCTTCATTTGCTATGGCCTTAGCAAGCATTGTCTTGCCTGTTCCAGGAGGCCCAAACAATAAAATCCCTCTGCATGGCTTAAGGAGGCCACCTTTAAAAAGATCTGGCCTACGAAGGGGAAGCATAACAAGCTCTTGAAGTGAATTTTTGGTATCATCCAAGGCACCTATATCATCAAACGTCACTCCAATTTCATTTGCTGGAATAACCTCTGGTCTGATACGTTTTTCAAATTCATTGTCCGGAGCAACTTCCTGAATGTTAAGAGAAAGTGGAAAAACAATGAAGGATACAATCTCAATGAAAAACTCCATTAGCTCTTTGCAAGTTAAGTGGAAAGGAATTAACATACAGGTGCTTTCGGAGGTAGAGATGAAACCACTTCATCCTTTTTCACCACAGGAGACTTTTCCGACTCAGTTTTACTTTCAGGAGGTGAAGGTTCTGTTTTTGCCTCGAAAACTCTAACAGTCGTTGGGTTGCCTTTTGCAGATTCCTAAACATTAGGAGACAGTTAAAGCATGTGCCGAGGTCTATATCATGTATGATGTAAATCATGAGTAAAAAACCTTCATTGAATTAGCATTCCCCTCGAGCTTTAACTTTTCCTGATTGTCTAATTTTGTTTCTTGAAATATGCTTAATGCATGGGATAGGCTGATCaataaacaaaagaaaagaaaaaaggacTGATCAATAAACCAAAAAGGGAGGATAAGGAAAACAAGATAAAATCTTGATATCCCCCTAAAGCATAAAAGAAATGACAATACATATCTGACCTCATAGAAGAAATGACAAGTTTTCCACTTCTGTATTCTGGATCCTTGGTATTCATCAAGTGGTATGAAACTGCTGACATCACAATTTCCTCAACATATTTACCAAGAACCATTGTGTCCGCATGGCAGATGGAACCCAGATCATCACAATCAATATCATTTGCTGCAAGAACTTCAATTATGTGATTTCGATTATCTTGAAATTTAATCATTTTCATGTCTTCTTCCAATTGAGATTTCCAGCTAACAAGATGTGTCTCATCTTCAGGTTGCTTAATTTCAATGGTGTATGGGAATAAAAGAGTGACCTCTTCATCCACTACACTGTTGTCACTGCCATCATCTGTCTTCCTTGAACCAAGTATCAACACTGTCCCTGATATCCTTTTCAGAAAATTTTCAAACAGAGAATACATTCTCTTTGATGTAAATAAAAGTTTGTCAACATCCCTTATGTAGAGAATAATTGGACTGCTCTTGGACAGTGAATGCAGAACCTGGAAGTCAACAGCTTCAGCAAATAATCAAACGGtaggatataagatatcaaagAGGAATTACTTGGCAATCATATAATAGTAGCATCTTGTCCCGACAATAACAATTAACATACCCTAGTGAAGAACCCAGTACAATAAGCAGATACCACATAGAAAACAAGTACCTTATAAAGAGATTGTACAAGTAGTTTCTCGTCAAAAGGCCAGCTTGTAGTTTGCTTGAGAGTAGCTGCATTGAACCAAAAACTATGAAGAACCAGAATAATATATTTTCACAAAAATCTAGACAGGCAACAAGAAGCACCAAGTTAACAGCTACACCAAGTAGTCTATAAATTTCACATGGAGCAGCCACATAATTCTATCAAGGCAATGACTTATGTAGATTCACCAAAgatcttcttttgttttttttgccTACCCGGAAGAGCAAGAGAGCCATGTGATCCTAGACAGTTCATCTCAGTTGAAACAGAGGCATTTCTTCGGAATTTTGGCATATTAGTTGGGCATGCTGATCCactgtaaaaataaaaaaacatgaataaagaaaaaaaaaaaagaaggttgTATATTATCGCATATGAAATAAGGATGACTTTCTGTTTGTAAAACCTTGAATTTAGTTCAACGCCACTGCTTTGCCTGCGCATTGTTCCTGCAATAACCAACTGGTTGTTGTTAGCCATCAAAATTAGCAACAACATTTTGCAGTTCTACAAACATATAGATACCCCATTTGTAAGACAGTTGAATCCCAatattttcaaagcataaatgacATATCACACAACACTAAAGACCTAAAATGGTTATCAGTCAATAGCAGGGAACTCTCAACTTTTGattgcaaaataaaaaaatatttaagaaaaagTCTCCAGTAATACCTTTTAGTTCCTCTTTATGAGAAATGATTGGAAGCGATCCAAGTAAATTAGACATTCGCTCAAGTGTTGTCTCAGATATTGATCTTTGTAATTTctataaaaagaataaaaagggAAATTTACAAAGTGTTGAACTAAACTAAATATTTTGTGGACACAGATATCAAAATGTAAAAATCATGTAATGATAGCAATGCTATCCTACGTGTAATTGTACATTGatgaataataaatataaatttaagccCTAAATTCTCTCAAATACTAGTAGTAACAAAAGAACCAAATAGTGACCCAAAAAAAAACATGGCCCAGAAATGCAAATATGATATCACTTTATCCTGTATCATACTATAATTTACAATAAACATATATGAAAGCATGTTAATGTCTACTTCTAAGTTAGATTTGAATGGACTTGGGATTAATGGAATTCCAACAAATTTCTATGATCTTACAGGAGGTTTAGTGGCACATCCATATTTGCTTTGTATCTGAAAAAAATAAACCATCTATTAGTTGAAGTGATCATAAAATGTAAACTCAATATGATGATTTAGATATTGATATTACTTAGAAGGCATACCCTATGTGTGAACTCGATAACATCTAACAGCAGCAACTTAGAGTCGAAACAGTGGGCCAATGCTTTAGCTAGCATCTGGTGATATGATTCTTCAGatagaaccaaaaaaaaaaaacattagttATTATTAGAATAAAAGATGCATGTATCATTGAACCATAGCTCCAATACAACATACCTGCCGGGCCAGATAGCAAAATAGAACGACTTGCAGGAGAAAGATTTCTAGTGTGCTTAGAAAAATCTGCTTGCTTCAAATGAAAATAGGCCGCACTAGTCAGTCTCACTCGAGTCAGCTCACTATCATTGACAAAAAGAATTAGCCAACACAATAAGAAACATTAATAAGATAAGATAATAGATACTAACTTTTATATACTGAATTGAGAGCATCTCAAAACTAAGCTTAAACCTGCTCATGCAATAAATACAAGAAGAGGCATCTTATATAGATAAATGATAGAGAACATCAAGGTTGAAAATTCTGAAGTTCATTTTCAAAACCCAGTTTGCTTAAACTTTTCCTTGGCATACCAAACAACAATGTAAACATCCATTGCAGTTCCATAAATTGGACTAGGCACAATAAACAGAATGATTCACATTGGAAACAAACCTTTTCTTGGCATACCAAACAGCAATGTAAACGTCAGATGCATTTCCACAAAGTGGACTAGGCACAATTAGCAAAATTCATCCACACTGAAATTCTAAATAAAGgaaaaatcgatggggaaactgtCCATCTATCTTTTAAAAATTGTAGATAAAGGACTATATCATTTTCCAACATCTGTCAGGTCTAGTCTACATGAACCATATAAAAACAGAAGAGGTAAAGGATAAAAACCATATATGTTCAATGCAGTAAGAGAATGTTGACTGTCTAGACAATCAACATTGAAACATAACTACTTATTAGAGCAAAAGACAATATCACTCATCCCAAGCGGCTCAGTAGCACGGGCCCTACGACAAGATATATACAAGTAAATCATGAGGGATATTTTACCCTAGCATAGCGGCCCTTTGCATGGGGAGGTCAAGCATCCAACGAAACATTTTGCACTCGCTGGGAATTACCCATTCAGGTACCAACTGCGTCAACCCGTGGGGATGAAACGTAGCTACTTATGAACCATGTTTGTGATATATAATCGAAAGGAAAAAACTTCATCTATTGATGCCAGCTACAATTGTTTGGCTCAAGAGAATATTAGGGCAAAGGACTAAAGAAGCACTTATCTACCTATGAATACGAGTTATATGATTCAAATAAAAAGAGCACACAGCAATCTTAACAGCttcagaaaataataaaaatttaatcttaTTCAGAACAAAATTCTCAGCTAACACACGCAGCCAGAGCATTAATTTATACCAAATATACATCACTTTCTAAATAGCAGCCATCTCAAGTTGCTCTATTGTTTGGCTTAAGTCTACTGTCTTGCAAAATGATAATAATCAGAAACTATAGCATGTGGAAAACCCATCCAAATAGCTAGATTCTGGTCAGGatgattaaaatttaaattttgggtAAAATTTTCAGATATCAATTTGGCAGCATGTAATGGCTTGTCTATTTGGAATCAATTAGAGTTTACAAACGttgaaatcaattaaaattgcaaaGTCTCTTATTATTAGAAAATCAAATATGCTAAGAGAGAAATACAATCATCATAGAGTATCAGCTTGCTTGATATGTAACCTCCACAAATTGGTGATACTAGAACTATTTAAATAATTTGGCAAATGAAACAAGTCAGAATATATAGATGTACCATTTCTTGAGAAACATCCGTGAAAGGCATTTATAGGAGCACCTTTTTACCTAAGATAATAGGGGAACTGATTAAAGGTAGCATTGCTATCCTTCCCGTCCACAATCAACCTCTTCAATTCCTGCTCAACATTCTCCACACTCAAGCCAGAAGAAGAACTCCCTTGTGTTGCTGCCCACCTGCTCACCGTCTGACCAGACGTCAAGCCTAAGCCAACACCGATGCCAAGCCCCACACTCAACGCTGATATCACGATATGCTTCTGCTCCATTCTTCCACCACGAAACCCTTGGGGCACGTCTGGGTTATTTCTTTCAATTCGGCCACTTCTCCCTGGACGCCACAGAAGATACCTGCAATCAAACTGCTTCCGTTCGAGATAGAAACTGAAACATTGACTTAAAATTAAGAGGTCAAGAACAGAACAGAGAAGTTTGGAAACTTAATGAACATAGTCGAGTTAAAATCGATAAGATATTGTTCAAAAATTCTTCGTTTCTCAAGAGACAGCTTAAATTAAAAAGACATCCGCAATTCGACGTTTATGTTTGAAAATCGTCTCCTTTTTTTTCGAGAGACAGCGCAGAGCAATTTTAATTATCAGAAAGCAATAATGCTTCCAATCACGAGTTACCCACACACGATGGCCCGCCTCAATCAAAATCGTAAATCAAACTAATGTTCGTTCCAAAGAAAACTTGAAAAGAacgttttttttttctcattcgaTTCTCAGTAAACAGGAAAAAAAATGACTGCAAACATCCGAAATACGAAAAAGAGAAAGGAATTAAGATCGGAATGCCATTGTCAGAAAGGGATCTACTTCAAAATTGCGCTTTCGATTCTCTTACTCTTATCGTTTCGACATGGTTGAACTGCTATCATCCGTTGGTTAATATTAACCAGTTTATATAGCCGGCGGTTCTTACGGATCCAAAACCTTAAAACAACGCCGCAGGAAAAGGTCCCAAATTTTAGGACCTATTTCTACCCACCAAAAGAAACGGGTGTCCGATGACGAATGACCGGCCGTCAAAACACAACCGGATTGGGCAACTGCGACTGAAGAGTTCGCCTTCCTGCCGCTGTGGATTCTCAAGGAACCCATTTACTTCTTTGATCCTCTGATATGCCCATTGCCTAATCATTGGTCTGCTGCAACCGGCAGACCCACTCCCATCACCCATCACCCATCACCCGTGCTCACCAAGATTGGCGTGCCGACGTCAAGGCATGGGCGCGAGAGCACATCTCCATTACAGAATGTTGCTGAAAGTTGCCAGGCTACATACATGCCGCCCACGTGTACCTTCGTTTTCCGGCACCGAAACCGGAGATTAAGGTTAGTGCATTTGGATGGTGAATCCTACTAACCCCCGAATGAATCTCATCATCCGAATGTAAAATATGAGGGCACTCGAATTAACCGGTTAGTGCTACCTACTGAATAGGCAACAACTAGAGCCAATCGATCTCCCTCTCCATTGATCGTCCGCAGGCACGTGTATATTCTGAGTTTTCTACCGCGTCTGGGTGCGCAGGCGACGACCATTGGAATTGGAATCCAGCAGCTGAAGAAACATACGGCAGAGCTTCTACTCCCAACCATTATAATCAATCAAGTTGTGTTAGTAACGAATAACATAACAACTTTAAAGCTCTACTGTAATTTCTTA is drawn from Zingiber officinale cultivar Zhangliang chromosome 1B, Zo_v1.1, whole genome shotgun sequence and contains these coding sequences:
- the LOC122051764 gene encoding uncharacterized protein LOC122051764 isoform X3, which codes for MEQKHIVISALSVGLGIGVGLGLTSGQTVSRWAATQGSSSSGLSVENVEQELKRLIVDGKDSNATFNQFPYYLSELTRVRLTSAAYFHLKQADFSKHTRNLSPASRSILLSGPAESYHQMLAKALAHCFDSKLLLLDVIEFTHRIQSKYGCATKPPKLQRSISETTLERMSNLLGSLPIISHKEELKGTMRRQSSGVELNSSGSACPTNMPKFRRNASVSTEMNCLGSHGSLALPATLKQTTSWPFDEKLLVQSLYKVLHSLSKSSPIILYIRDVDKLLFTSKRMYSLFENFLKRISGTVLILGSRKTDDGSDNSVVDEEVTLLFPYTIEIKQPEDETHLVSWKSQLEEDMKMIKFQDNRNHIIEVLAANDIDCDDLGSICHADTMVLGKYVEEIVMSAVSYHLMNTKDPEYRSGKLVISSMSLSHALSIFQETKLDNQEKLKLEGNANSMKESAKGNPTTVRVFEAKTEPSPPESKTESEKSPVVKKDEVVSSLPPKAPEVAPDNEFEKRIRPEVIPANEIGVTFDDIGALDDTKNSLQELVMLPLRRPDLFKGGLLKPCRGILLFGPPGTGKTMLAKAIANEAGASFINVSMSTITSKWFGEDEKNVRALFTLAAKVSPTIIFVDEVDSMLGQRNRAGEHEAMRKIKNEFMTHWDGLMTKTGERILVLAATNRPFDLDEAIIRRFERRIMVGLPSLENRELILRKLLSKEKTSKDLDYKELATITEGYSGSDLKTLCTTSAYRPVRELIQAERLKELEKKQKGIDNQEEACKENKDETLILRPLNMKDMRQAKDQVAASFAPEGSIMSELKQWNELYGDGGSRKKQQLTYFL
- the LOC122051764 gene encoding uncharacterized protein LOC122051764 isoform X2; translated protein: MIAVQPCRNDKRRSGRIERNNPDVPQGFRGGRMEQKHIVISALSVGLGIGVGLGLTSGQTVSRWAATQGSSSSGLSVENVEQELKRLIVDGKDSNATFNQFPYYLSELTRVRLTSAAYFHLKQADFSKHTRNLSPASRSILLSGPAESYHQMLAKALAHCFDSKLLLLDVIEFTHRIQSKYGCATKPPKLQRSISETTLERMSNLLGSLPIISHKEELKGTMRRQSSGVELNSSGSACPTNMPKFRRNASVSTEMNCLGSHGSLALPATLKQTTSWPFDEKLLVQSLYKVLHSLSKSSPIILYIRDVDKLLFTSKRMYSLFENFLKRISGTVLILGSRKTDDGSDNSVVDEEVTLLFPYTIEIKQPEDETHLVSWKSQLEEDMKMIKFQDNRNHIIEVLAANDIDCDDLGSICHADTMVLGKYVEEIVMSAVSYHLMNTKDPEYRSGKLVISSMSLSHALSIFQETKLDNQEKLKLEGNANSMKESAKGNPTTVRVFEAKTEPSPPESKTESEKSPVVKKDEVVSSLPPKAPEVAPDNEFEKRIRPEVIPANEIGVTFDDIGALDDTKNSLQELVMLPLRRPDLFKGGLLKPCRGILLFGPPGTGKTMLAKAIANEAGASFINVSMSTITSKWFGEDEKNVRALFTLAAKVSPTIIFVDEVDSMLGQRNRAGEHEAMRKIKNEFMTHWDGLMTKTGERILVLAATNRPFDLDEAIIRRFERRIMVGLPSLENRELILRKLLSKEKTSKDLDYKELATITEGYSGSDLKTLCTTSAYRPVRELIQAERLKELEKKQKGIDNQEEACKENKDETLILRPLNMKDMRQAKDQVAASFAPEGSIMSELKQWNELYGDGGSRKKQQLTYFL
- the LOC122051764 gene encoding uncharacterized protein LOC122051764 isoform X1, whose protein sequence is MGSLRIHSGRKANSSVAVAQSGCVLTAGHSSSDTRFFWYLLWRPGRSGRIERNNPDVPQGFRGGRMEQKHIVISALSVGLGIGVGLGLTSGQTVSRWAATQGSSSSGLSVENVEQELKRLIVDGKDSNATFNQFPYYLSELTRVRLTSAAYFHLKQADFSKHTRNLSPASRSILLSGPAESYHQMLAKALAHCFDSKLLLLDVIEFTHRIQSKYGCATKPPKLQRSISETTLERMSNLLGSLPIISHKEELKGTMRRQSSGVELNSSGSACPTNMPKFRRNASVSTEMNCLGSHGSLALPATLKQTTSWPFDEKLLVQSLYKVLHSLSKSSPIILYIRDVDKLLFTSKRMYSLFENFLKRISGTVLILGSRKTDDGSDNSVVDEEVTLLFPYTIEIKQPEDETHLVSWKSQLEEDMKMIKFQDNRNHIIEVLAANDIDCDDLGSICHADTMVLGKYVEEIVMSAVSYHLMNTKDPEYRSGKLVISSMSLSHALSIFQETKLDNQEKLKLEGNANSMKESAKGNPTTVRVFEAKTEPSPPESKTESEKSPVVKKDEVVSSLPPKAPEVAPDNEFEKRIRPEVIPANEIGVTFDDIGALDDTKNSLQELVMLPLRRPDLFKGGLLKPCRGILLFGPPGTGKTMLAKAIANEAGASFINVSMSTITSKWFGEDEKNVRALFTLAAKVSPTIIFVDEVDSMLGQRNRAGEHEAMRKIKNEFMTHWDGLMTKTGERILVLAATNRPFDLDEAIIRRFERRIMVGLPSLENRELILRKLLSKEKTSKDLDYKELATITEGYSGSDLKTLCTTSAYRPVRELIQAERLKELEKKQKGIDNQEEACKENKDETLILRPLNMKDMRQAKDQVAASFAPEGSIMSELKQWNELYGDGGSRKKQQLTYFL